A genomic window from Cloacibacillus evryensis DSM 19522 includes:
- a CDS encoding ABC transporter ATP-binding protein: MVTPLLEARGLSYTVGGRAVLSDISFSVGRGCFLAVIGPNGAGKSTMLKCLGGLNRGASGEAAIEGRAISRMTERERARRIAWLHQSGGDSLPFTVRQFAMMSRYPWRPVLSGESAEDRRIVDDALARAGVRELAERSLSTLSGGERQRALLAAALAQGTDILFLDEPTSFLDYRQQVEMMALVESINRDGMTVLMVTHDINLALHGSGEVLAIKDGRACWHGATDELLGGSVLADIFDTGFEFLCREGQRRPYAVPRGFVF, encoded by the coding sequence ATGGTGACCCCGCTCCTGGAGGCACGCGGCCTTTCATACACCGTCGGCGGGCGCGCCGTGCTCTCCGACATCTCTTTCTCCGTCGGCCGCGGCTGTTTTCTCGCCGTCATCGGCCCCAACGGCGCGGGAAAGAGCACGATGCTCAAATGTCTCGGCGGCCTGAACCGCGGCGCGTCGGGCGAGGCGGCGATCGAGGGGCGCGCCATAAGCCGGATGACGGAGCGCGAGAGGGCGCGCCGCATCGCCTGGCTCCATCAGAGCGGCGGCGACTCCCTGCCCTTCACCGTCCGCCAGTTCGCAATGATGTCGCGTTATCCGTGGCGGCCAGTGCTCAGCGGCGAATCGGCGGAAGACCGCCGGATCGTGGACGATGCGCTGGCCCGCGCGGGAGTCAGGGAGCTGGCAGAACGCAGCCTCTCCACGCTCTCGGGCGGCGAGCGTCAGCGCGCGCTGCTTGCCGCGGCGCTCGCGCAGGGTACCGACATACTCTTCCTCGACGAACCGACGAGCTTTCTCGACTATCGTCAGCAGGTGGAGATGATGGCGCTCGTCGAGAGCATCAACAGGGACGGCATGACGGTGCTGATGGTGACGCATGACATAAACCTCGCGCTGCATGGAAGCGGCGAGGTGCTCGCGATAAAGGATGGACGCGCCTGCTGGCACGGCGCAACGGACGAACTGCTGGGCGGCTCTGTGCTCGCGGATATTTTTGACACCGGCTTTGAGTTTTTATGCCGCGAGGGACAGCGGCGTCCCTACGCGGTACCCAGGGGGTTCGTCTTCTGA
- a CDS encoding FecCD family ABC transporter permease: MNKKTFLLLILSAAVLCGAPFVGAHSLSFSDIFGGADNPSAQILWELRIPRVLLGWLIGATLAVCGLIFQALFRNPLASPDMLGVSMGAAFGAVLYIRLGLALSIFGLIQGISVAAFLGAFLAILALYIAGSLRRGGMSLASLLLAGVALNFLFGSLNMIIQYSGGYTDTFRMMRWTMGGLQTVGFAASWASLPGLAMILLIGWLTGPQLDLFVCGEEMAASRGVSVNGLRKLLFLSVSLVVGISVALSGPIGFVGLMCPHICRRIAGSGHRELSVTCALFGGAFLVICDTAARLLWSPAEIPVGIITSCLGSIFFLWLLIKGGR, encoded by the coding sequence ATGAATAAAAAAACATTCCTGCTGCTGATATTATCCGCCGCCGTCCTCTGCGGCGCGCCCTTCGTCGGCGCGCACTCGCTCTCGTTCTCCGACATCTTCGGCGGCGCGGACAACCCCTCGGCGCAGATATTGTGGGAGCTTCGCATCCCGCGCGTGCTGCTCGGCTGGCTGATCGGCGCGACGCTCGCCGTCTGCGGCCTCATCTTCCAGGCGCTCTTCCGCAACCCGCTCGCCTCACCAGACATGCTCGGCGTTTCGATGGGGGCGGCCTTCGGCGCGGTGCTCTACATAAGGCTCGGCCTCGCCCTCTCCATCTTCGGGCTGATACAGGGGATCTCTGTCGCCGCCTTTCTGGGGGCGTTCCTCGCGATATTGGCGCTTTACATCGCGGGCAGCCTGCGGCGCGGCGGCATGTCGCTCGCCTCTCTGCTGCTGGCGGGCGTCGCCTTGAACTTCCTCTTCGGGAGCCTCAATATGATAATTCAATACAGCGGCGGCTACACCGACACCTTCCGCATGATGCGCTGGACGATGGGCGGCCTCCAGACCGTCGGCTTCGCAGCCTCATGGGCCTCGCTGCCGGGGCTCGCCATGATCCTGCTCATCGGCTGGCTCACGGGACCGCAGCTCGACCTCTTCGTCTGCGGCGAGGAGATGGCCGCAAGCCGCGGCGTCTCTGTCAACGGACTGCGCAAGCTGCTCTTCCTCTCCGTATCGCTCGTCGTCGGCATCAGCGTCGCCCTAAGCGGCCCCATCGGCTTCGTCGGCCTCATGTGCCCGCACATCTGCCGCCGGATCGCCGGCAGCGGCCACCGTGAGCTGTCGGTCACCTGCGCCCTCTTCGGGGGCGCCTTCCTCGTGATCTGCGACACCGCCGCCCGGCTCCTCTGGTCTCCGGCGGAGATACCGGTGGGGATAATCACCTCCTGCCTCGGTTCGATATTCTTTCTCTGGCTGCTCATAAAAGGAGGACGTTAG
- the cbiR gene encoding cobamide remodeling phosphodiesterase CbiR, producing MKKLNFPGVRLGGTSWVVEGSFADNLRELSREARDMQFVLFDNKYGVNIPSKEEVSWLAALKNELGMSCTVHFPHDICLSTEPAERVRCEDSCLRIMELFAPLDPFAWILHLDGEQYGAYPSADMEGWLEKTRRSVARLAAAAADKEKICAETLDYNFRLVYPAVAENGISVCLDVGHLVRYGHPVLEQMEAYLPVTRVIHIHGVKPDGTDHVDMSWFDAELFREILKKLGGDSRERVMTLEVFEDGYKKSLKAIKKMMGE from the coding sequence ATGAAAAAGCTAAACTTTCCCGGCGTAAGGCTCGGCGGCACCTCGTGGGTCGTAGAGGGTAGCTTCGCCGACAACCTGCGCGAATTATCGCGCGAGGCGCGGGACATGCAGTTCGTGCTCTTCGATAATAAATACGGCGTCAACATTCCCTCAAAGGAGGAAGTGAGCTGGCTCGCGGCGCTGAAGAACGAACTGGGGATGAGCTGCACCGTCCATTTCCCGCATGACATCTGCCTCTCGACAGAACCGGCGGAGCGCGTCCGCTGTGAAGACTCCTGTCTGCGTATAATGGAGCTCTTCGCGCCGCTCGATCCCTTCGCCTGGATACTCCACCTCGACGGGGAGCAGTACGGCGCATACCCCAGCGCCGACATGGAGGGGTGGCTCGAAAAGACGCGGCGTTCCGTCGCGCGGCTTGCCGCGGCCGCGGCGGACAAAGAGAAAATCTGCGCGGAGACGCTGGATTACAACTTCCGCCTCGTATACCCAGCGGTCGCCGAAAACGGCATCTCTGTCTGCCTCGACGTCGGACACCTAGTGCGCTACGGACACCCCGTGCTCGAACAGATGGAGGCATATCTGCCCGTGACGCGCGTCATCCACATCCACGGAGTGAAGCCGGACGGCACAGACCACGTGGACATGAGCTGGTTCGACGCGGAGCTCTTCCGCGAAATTCTGAAAAAACTTGGCGGGGACAGCAGAGAGCGTGTAATGACGCTCGAAGTCTTTGAAGACGGCTATAAAAAATCTCTAAAAGCGATAAAAAAGATGATGGGGGAGTAA